From Methylosinus sp. C49, one genomic window encodes:
- a CDS encoding WD40 repeat domain-containing protein: MSALTVVTSFSASGDEVNTSAQAIIAKETSRQVMRFRSEIESSSVSPELLAQSNKLGGVIHSVAFSPDGQTLLAVSVDGVASLLSASDAKVVHSVPDREFAQYGGVYSPDGKRFATCGDKGARIFSLDSMKPLVTLTGHTMLVQGIAFSPDGARVATASADRTARIWNAFTGVPEATLSGHSFFVNAVAFSPDGKRIATASWDKTARIWDAATGEEIAALLGHTAPVDSIGFSPDGARLVTGAEDGSARIWQIASGKPVFELGGHIPPHVIAAFSPDGTQLATGAFFDIARLWRASDGKKVATFYGGLPGGVIFALAFSPDGHRLAVGTFEGVVQIWAVR; encoded by the coding sequence GTGTCGGCCCTGACAGTTGTGACGTCGTTCAGCGCCTCCGGCGATGAAGTCAATACGTCGGCGCAGGCGATCATTGCGAAAGAAACTAGCCGCCAAGTGATGCGCTTCCGCAGCGAAATCGAAAGCAGCAGCGTCTCCCCGGAATTGCTCGCACAATCGAACAAGCTGGGCGGCGTAATCCATTCGGTCGCGTTTTCTCCAGACGGGCAGACGCTTTTGGCTGTTTCGGTCGATGGGGTTGCGTCCTTGCTATCCGCTTCAGACGCGAAAGTCGTTCATAGTGTTCCTGATCGGGAGTTTGCGCAGTACGGTGGGGTATATTCCCCCGATGGGAAACGCTTCGCGACTTGCGGCGACAAAGGCGCTCGCATTTTTTCGCTAGATAGCATGAAGCCACTGGTGACACTCACTGGCCACACGATGCTCGTCCAAGGCATCGCATTTTCGCCTGACGGCGCGAGGGTGGCGACCGCATCGGCAGACCGAACGGCAAGGATTTGGAACGCCTTCACCGGCGTTCCCGAAGCGACGCTCTCGGGGCACAGTTTCTTTGTGAACGCAGTTGCCTTTTCGCCCGACGGCAAGCGTATAGCGACCGCATCTTGGGACAAGACCGCGAGGATTTGGGATGCTGCGACGGGAGAGGAAATCGCGGCGCTCTTGGGCCACACGGCCCCAGTGGATTCAATTGGCTTTTCACCCGACGGGGCGCGCCTCGTCACCGGGGCGGAGGATGGAAGCGCGCGAATCTGGCAGATTGCCTCCGGCAAGCCTGTCTTCGAATTGGGTGGGCATATTCCACCACATGTGATCGCGGCATTCTCACCCGATGGAACGCAGTTGGCGACTGGAGCCTTTTTCGACATTGCTCGCTTGTGGCGCGCCTCAGATGGTAAGAAGGTGGCGACGTTTTATGGCGGTCTG
- a CDS encoding ATP-dependent helicase: MTSVAYLEKLNAEQRRAVEHGLHDGSSAPAGGPLLIIAGAGSGKTNTLAHRVAHLIVRGADPQRMLLMTFSRRAAAEMVRRVERICAEALGSKGGGDVLAWAGTFHAIGARLLREYASAIGLDPAFTIHDREDSADLMNLIRHELGFSKTETRFPTKGTCLAIYSRAVNAEIPLEQALLGAFPWCARWHEELRRLFAAYVEAKQAQNVLDYDDLLLYWAQMMQDDALAEEIGGRFDHILVDEYQDTNRLQASILLALKPKGQGLTVVGDDAQSIYSFRAATVRNILEFPKSFTPPAEIVTLDRNYRSTEPILAAANAVISLAAERYAKILWTERRSSERPQLVAVRDESDQARFIAERVLEAREAGMTLKQQAALFRASHHSAMLELELARRNIPFVKFGGLKFLDSAHVKDVLALLRFAQNPRDRVAGFRILQVLPGVGPSSAQKILDFLIERPDPLTCLAEAPTPPRAGEDWRDLVATLQMLHAREGWPAEMEAARRWYEPHLERLHEDAPSRLADLVQLEQIAACHPSRERFLTELTLDPPDATSDEAGPPLRDEDYLILSTIHSAKGQEWKSVFVLNCVDGCIPSDLATGTAAEIEEERRLLYVAMTRAKDSLRLVTPQRFFTHGQPAQGDRHVYAARTRFISAEILRHFECVSWPAAAASSERLAGAGLRVDVRAKMRGMWG; encoded by the coding sequence ATGACCTCCGTCGCCTATCTCGAAAAGCTCAACGCCGAACAACGCCGCGCCGTCGAGCACGGCCTCCATGACGGCTCGTCGGCTCCCGCCGGCGGCCCGCTGCTGATCATCGCGGGCGCCGGCTCGGGAAAGACGAACACGCTCGCCCATCGGGTCGCGCATCTCATCGTCCGGGGCGCCGATCCGCAGCGCATGTTGCTAATGACCTTCTCCCGCCGCGCCGCCGCCGAGATGGTTCGCCGCGTCGAGCGCATCTGCGCCGAGGCGCTGGGCTCCAAAGGCGGCGGCGATGTCCTCGCCTGGGCCGGCACGTTTCACGCGATCGGCGCGAGGCTGCTGCGCGAATACGCCAGCGCCATCGGCCTCGACCCCGCCTTCACCATTCATGATCGCGAAGACTCCGCCGATCTGATGAATCTCATCCGCCACGAGCTCGGCTTCTCCAAGACCGAGACCCGCTTCCCCACCAAGGGAACGTGTCTCGCGATCTACTCCCGCGCCGTGAACGCCGAAATTCCTCTCGAGCAGGCGCTGCTCGGCGCCTTCCCCTGGTGCGCGCGCTGGCACGAGGAGCTGCGACGCTTGTTCGCCGCCTATGTGGAGGCGAAGCAGGCGCAGAATGTGCTCGATTACGACGATCTCCTGCTCTATTGGGCGCAGATGATGCAGGACGACGCGCTCGCCGAGGAGATCGGCGGCCGCTTCGATCACATTCTCGTCGACGAATATCAGGACACCAATCGCCTCCAGGCCTCCATCCTGCTCGCCTTGAAGCCGAAGGGCCAGGGGCTCACCGTCGTCGGCGACGACGCCCAATCCATCTACTCCTTCCGCGCCGCCACGGTGCGCAATATTCTAGAGTTTCCGAAGAGCTTCACGCCGCCGGCGGAAATCGTCACGCTCGATCGCAATTATCGCTCGACCGAGCCGATCCTCGCCGCGGCCAACGCCGTCATCTCGCTCGCCGCCGAGCGCTACGCCAAGATCCTCTGGACCGAGCGCCGCTCATCGGAGCGGCCGCAGCTCGTCGCCGTACGCGACGAGAGCGATCAAGCGCGTTTCATCGCCGAGCGCGTGCTCGAGGCGCGCGAAGCCGGCATGACGCTGAAGCAGCAGGCGGCGCTGTTCCGCGCCTCGCATCACAGCGCCATGCTGGAGCTGGAGCTCGCGCGCCGCAACATTCCCTTCGTGAAATTCGGCGGGCTGAAGTTCCTCGACAGCGCCCATGTGAAGGATGTTCTCGCTTTGCTGCGCTTCGCGCAGAACCCGCGTGATCGCGTCGCCGGCTTTCGCATTCTGCAAGTCCTGCCCGGCGTCGGCCCCTCCTCCGCGCAGAAGATTCTCGATTTCCTCATCGAGCGTCCGGACCCGCTCACCTGCCTCGCCGAGGCGCCGACGCCGCCACGCGCCGGCGAGGATTGGCGCGACCTCGTCGCGACGCTGCAAATGCTGCATGCGAGAGAGGGCTGGCCGGCGGAAATGGAAGCGGCGCGCCGCTGGTATGAGCCGCATCTCGAGCGGCTGCACGAGGACGCGCCGAGCCGCCTCGCCGATCTCGTGCAGCTCGAGCAGATCGCCGCCTGCCATCCCTCGCGCGAGCGCTTCCTCACCGAGCTGACGCTCGACCCGCCGGACGCGACCAGCGACGAAGCCGGCCCGCCTCTGCGCGACGAGGATTATCTCATCCTCTCGACGATCCATTCGGCCAAGGGGCAGGAGTGGAAGTCGGTTTTCGTGCTGAACTGCGTCGACGGCTGCATCCCTTCCGATCTCGCAACGGGCACGGCGGCGGAGATAGAGGAGGAGCGCCGACTGCTCTATGTCGCGATGACGCGCGCGAAGGACAGCCTGCGCCTGGTGACGCCGCAGCGATTTTTCACACATGGCCAACCGGCGCAGGGCGACCGGCATGTCTACGCAGCGCGCACGCGATTTATTTCGGCGGAGATACTGCGGCATTTCGAGTGCGTGAGCTGGCCGGCCGCGGCGGCGTCGAGCGAGCGTCTCGCCGGGGCTGGCCTGCGGGTCGATGTGCGGGCGAAGATGCGGGGGATGTGGGGGTGA